One Punica granatum isolate Tunisia-2019 chromosome 3, ASM765513v2, whole genome shotgun sequence genomic window carries:
- the LOC116199420 gene encoding transcriptional corepressor LEUNIG-like: protein MSNTNWEADKMLDAYIHDYFVKRNLHATARAFQAETRVPTDPVAINAPGGFLTEWWSFFWDTYVARANKRQHELAASHLQGLDQQTTLPIVDPPLQYNSPVPSVGDMDALLMGLHQQTALPIVDPPLQYNSPVPSVGDMDALLMGLHQQTALPIVDPPLQYNSPVPSVGDMDVLLMGLHQQTALPIVDPPLQYNSPVPSVGDMDALLMGLHQQTALPIVDPPSQYNSPVPSVGDMDALLMQQLLISNQQQELCPQNSPIRQESMNQYDLMQQEKLVTSGYMAADMSYFNAMVGSDQAAEHEIGPTREQPLPVVSPTINLDTADTPGPSSSSVSTPPAHLLRHATPTPSMSSPAFSADAPDPLKLPTTELADRDRFPDDGSSKDSSGSPLPREDVITSSGVRLDDHGKGSKGFSVKEIYLLPPGQSKVECCDFSSGGKFLVTGGRDKKATLWSTRSFSMMSKMGEHSKRVTDVRFCPSLPRLATCSADKTVRIWNVIDLRCSLQTFTGHLSPVMSLDFHPHKGDLICSSDRDNEIRYWSINSGHCSGVLKGGANHMRFQPRVGRFLAAAAEDFVSLLDVETKVCRQKLQGHQSEIHKLCWDSTGELLASVSDDLVQVWAVGSDVKGQLVHEWHSSGKKFRSCVFHPRQPSVLMIGSYQTLELWDMKEDQKTSLLAHENLISCLAASNIDGFIASASYDKCVKIWN from the exons ATGTCTAACACCAACTGGGAGGCCGATAAAAT GTTAGACGCATATATACATGACTACTTTGTGAAAAGGAATCTGCATGCTACAGCAAGGGCATTTCAAGCTGAAACCAGAGTTCCAACGGATCCTGTTG CTATCAATGCTCCTGGAGGTTTTTTGACGGAATGGTGGTCTTTCTTTTGGGATACGTACGTTGCCAGAGCTAATAAGAGACAACATGAGTTAGCTGCATCTCACCTTCAG GGCCTTGATCAACAAACTACTCTCCCTATTGTTGATCCTCCATTGCAATACAATTCTCCTGTGCCTTCTGTTGGGGACATGGATGCACTGTTAATG gGCCTTCATCAACAAACTGCTCTTCCTATTGTTGATCCTCCATTGCAATACAATTCTCCTGTGCCTTCTGTTGGGGACATGGATGCACTGTTAATG gGCCTTCATCAACAAACTGCTCTTCCTATTGTTGATCCTCCATTGCAATACAATTCTCCTGTGCCTTCTGTTGGGGACATGGATGTACTGTTAATG gGCCTTCATCAACAAACTGCTCTTCCTATTGTTGATCCTCCATTGCAATACAATTCTCCTGTGCCTTCTGTTGGGGACATGGATGCACTGTTAATg gGCCTTCATCAACAAACTGCTCTCCCTATTGTTGATCCTCCATCGCAATACAATTCTCCTGTGCCTTCTGTTGGGGACATGGATGCACTGTTAATG cAACAGCTGCTGATTAGCAACCAGCAGCAGGAACTATGCCCGCAGAACTCACCTATAAGGCAGGAATCTATGAACCAATATGATCTCATGCAGCAAGAAAAGCTTGTTACCAGTGGATATATGGCTGCAGATATGAGCTATTTTAATGCCATGGTGGGTAGTGATCAG GCTGCAGAACATGAAATTGGGCCAACGAGAGAGCAGCCTTTGCCTGTTGTAAGTCCTACCATTAACTTGGATACTGCAGATACTCCGGGACCATCTTCCAGTTCTGTGTCAACTCCCCCTGCTCACCTACTTCGGCATGCAACTCCTACCCCCTCAATGTCTTCGCCGGCATTTTCTGCTGATGCTCCAGATCCACTAAAGTTACCAACCACGGAGTTG GCTGACAGGGATCGTTTTCCGGATGATGGATCTTCAAAGGACAGCTCAGGGTCGCCCTTACCACGTGAAGATGTGATTACCAGTAGTGGAGTGAGATTGGATGATCATGGAAAGGGCAGCAAAG GTTTCTCTGTCAAGGAGATCTACCTTCTTCCTCCTGGCCAAAGCAAAGTTGAATGCTGTGATTTCTCTTCCGGTGGAAAGTTCTTGGTAACTGGTGGACGTGATAAAAAG GCAACTCTGTGGTCAACTCGATCATTTTCAATGATGTCCAAAATGGGAGAACACTCTAAGCGTGTTACCGATGTCCGGTTCTGCCCGAGCTTGCCTAGGCTCGCTACTTGCTCGGCTGACAAGACAGTCCGGATCTGGAACGTTATTGAT CTGCGCTGTTCACTTCAAACTTTCACAGGTCATTTAAGCCCTGTTATGTCACTTGACTTTCACCCCCATAAAGGTGATCTTATCTGCTCCTCTGATCGGGATAACGAGATACGGTACTGGAGCATTAACAGTGGCCATTGCTCCGGTGTTCTTAAG gGTGGTGCAAATCATATGAGGTTTCAGCCCCGGGTTGGTAGGTTTTTAGCAGCTGCTGCGGAGGATTTTGTATCCTTACTCGACGTGGAGACTAAAGTCTGCAGACAAAAGTTACAg GGTCATCAGAGTGAAATACATAAACTGTGCTGGGATTCTACGGGTGAACTTCTGGCATCAGTGAGTGATGACTTGGTCCAGGTTTGGGCAGTCGGTTCCGATGTCAAAGGGCAGTTAGTTCATGAGTGGCATAGCAGTGGGAAGAAGTTCCGCTCCTGTGTTTTCCACCCCCGACAGCCTTCGGTACTTATGATCGGCTCTTATCAG ACTCTAGAGCTCTGGGACATGAAAGAGGACCAGAAGACGTCACTCCTTGCACACGAGAACTTGATATCATGCTTGGCAGCATCAAACATCGACGGCTTCATAGCTTCGGCGAGCTACGACAAGTGCGTCAAGATCTGGAATTAG
- the LOC116199421 gene encoding transcriptional corepressor LEUNIG-like yields MELGAASHFETNKLTLLHQDQVNGMEIKTNGGNWISANPSSTASSFIVMSGDSFPLQLDAYIYDYFVKRNLHETARAFQAESRVPTDPVAFDVPGGLLMEWWSFFWDVYVARANERDRELAASPVQGLDQQTTLPIVGPPLQYNSPVPSVGDIDALLMGLRQQTTLPIVGPPLQYNSPVPSVGDMDALFMQQLLNSNRQQELCPQNSPIRQESMNQNDLMQQEQLVTSGYMTADMSYFNAMVGSDQAAEHEIGPKREQPLPVVSPTINLDTPGPSSSSVSNLPAHLLRRATPVPSMSSPAFSADATDPLKLPTTDLADRDRFLDDGSSKDNTGSPLSRQDVITSSGVILDDHGKGSEGFSVKEIYLLPPGQSKVECCDFSSGGKFLVTGGQDNKATLWSTRSFSMMSILGEHSMCVTDVRFSPGIPRLGTCSADKTVRIWNINHPRCSLHTFTGHLSPVMSLDFHPHKGDLICSSDRDNEIRFWSINSGCCSSVLKGGANHMRFQPRDGRFLAAAAEDFVSLLDVETKVCRQKLQGHQSEIHKLCWDSTGELLASVSDDLVQVWAVGSDVKGQLVHEWHSSGKKFRSCVFHPRQPSVLMIGSYQNLELWDTKEDQKTSLLAHEDLISCLAASNVDGIIASASYDECVKIWN; encoded by the exons ATGGAATTGGGCGCGGCCAGCCATTTTGAGACCAATAAGTTGACCCTGCTCCACCAAGATCAAGTCAATGGGATGGAGATTAAGACCAATGGCGGGAATTGGATTAGTGCAAATCCTTCCTCAACCGCTTCCTCTTTCATAGTCATGTCCGGAGATTCTTTCCCG TTGCA GTTAgacgcatatatatatgactacTTCGTGAAAAGGAATCTGCATGAAACAGCAAGGGCATTTCAGGCCGAAAGCAGAGTTCCAACTGATCCTGTTG CTTTCGATGTTCCTGGAGGGCTTTTGATGGAATGGTGGTCTTTCTTTTGGGATGTATATGTTGCCAGAGCTAATGAGAGAGACCGTGAGTTAGCTGCATCTCCCGTTCAG GGTCTTGATCAACAAACTACTCTTCCTATTGTTGGTCCTCCACTGCAATACAATTCTCCTGTGCCTTCTGTTGGGGACATCGATGCACTGTTAATG gGCCTTCGTCAACAAACTACTCTTCCTATTGTTGGTCCTCCACTGCAATACAATTCTCCTGTGCCTTCTGTTGGGGACATGGATGCACTGTTCATG caACAGCTGCTGAATAGCAATCGGCAGCAGGAACTATGCCCGCAGAACTCACCTATAAGGCAGGAATCTATGAACCAAAATGATCTCATGCAGCAAGAACAGCTTGTTACCAGTGGATATATGACTGCTGATATGAGCTATTTTAATGCCATGGTGGGTAGTGATCAG GCTGCAGAACATGAAATTGGACCAAAAAGAGAGCAGCCTTTGCCAGTTGTGAGTCCTACCATTAACTTGGATACTCCGGGACCATCTTCCAGTTCTGTGTCAAATCTACCTGCTCACCTTCTTCGGCGTGCAACTCCTGTCCCCTCAATGTCTTCGCCGGCATTTTCTGCTGATGCTACAGATCCACTAAAGTTGCCAACCACGGACTTG GCTGATAGGGATCGTTTTCTGGACGATGGATCTTCGAAGGACAACACAGGGTCACCCTTATCCCGTCAGGATGTGATTACCAGTAGTGGAGTGATATTGGATGATCATGGAAAGGGCAGCGAAG GTTTCTCTGTCAAGGAGATCTACCTTCTTCCGCCAGGCCAAAGCAAAGTTGAATGCTGTGATTTCTCTTCCGGTGGAAAGTTCTTGGTAACTGGTGGACAGGATAACAAG GCAACTCTTTGGTCAACTAGATCATTTTCAATGATGTCCATACTGGGAGAACACTCTATGTGTGTTACCGATGTCCGGTTCAGCCCAGGCATTCCTAGGCTCGGTACTTGCTCTGCTGACAAGACAGTCAGGATCTGGAACATTAATCAT CCGCGCTGTTCACTTCATACTTTCACAGGTCATTTAAGCCCTGTTATGTCACTTGACTTTCACCCCCATAAAGGTGATCTTATCTGCTCCTCTGATCGGGATAACGAGATACGGTTCTGGAGCATTAACAGTGGCTGTTGCTCCAGTGTTCTTAAG GGTGGTGCAAATCATATGAGGTTTCAGCCCCGGGACGGTAGGTTTTTAGCAGCTGCTGCAGAAGATTTTGTATCCTTACTCGACGTGGAGACTAAAGTCTGCAGACAAAAGTTACAg GGTCATCAGAGTGAAATACATAAACTGTGCTGGGATTCTACGGGTGAACTTCTGGCATCTGTGAGCGATGACTTGGTCCAGGTTTGGGCGGTCGGTTCCGATGTCAAAGGGCAGTTAGTTCACGAGTGGCATAGCAGTGGGAAGAAGTTCCGCTCCTGTGTTTTCCATCCCAGACAGCCTTCGGTACTTATGATCGGCTCTTATCAG AATCTAGAGCTCTGGGACACGAAAGAGGACCAGAAGACGTCACTCCTTGCACACGAGGACTTGATATCATGCTTGGCAGCATCAAATGTCGATGGCATCATAGCTTCAGCGAGCTACG